A genomic region of Deinococcus humi contains the following coding sequences:
- a CDS encoding ABC transporter substrate-binding protein: MNKTGMSKWLLAGLLMAGPASAKTIVFGLSGEPISLDPAVTSDGNTAYVQTQIYNSLISFKPGTVELQPDLALRWTVSNDSLTWTFYLRQNVKFHDGTPLNAEAVRINFLRWWDPSFELGAKKPFLGWKNNMGGFKGEDGSLVKDVKVRNPYAIDIVLNKPYPALGSVLADSGLFGIASPTAIKKNPAQYGTPAGIAVGTGPFMLKKWTSGVNVELTRNPSYFRSGLPKSEALLFRFFKDPSGRLNELLTGGVDIATELLPDQLKAVQSNTRLNAVLRPALNLGYLGLNTDYKPLADVRVRTAIASALNKKAIVDSFWNGLGTTDGHLLPPPLAKNYAKSVTDYKFDPAAAKKMLADAGYPNGFTLDLWYMPVSRPYYPTPKPIAEAMAADLSAIGIKVNLKTEDWAKYLEDRQNGKFQAFMLGYVYATDPDNGYTNLFAPGSTTDINWNSPEANAALESARKLPNPAQRLPFYQKVDEILFNAAVRIPIVHSRLLVASGAGVKGWIPSPTGSEKLDTVEK; this comes from the coding sequence ATGAACAAGACAGGCATGAGCAAATGGTTGCTGGCAGGACTCCTCATGGCGGGTCCCGCGTCCGCGAAAACCATAGTCTTTGGATTGAGTGGCGAGCCCATCAGCCTCGATCCCGCAGTAACCTCGGATGGAAACACCGCCTACGTGCAGACCCAGATCTACAACAGCCTGATCAGCTTCAAGCCGGGCACCGTGGAACTGCAACCGGACCTGGCGCTGCGCTGGACGGTCAGCAATGACAGCCTGACCTGGACCTTCTACCTGCGCCAGAACGTCAAGTTTCACGACGGTACGCCGCTGAATGCCGAAGCTGTGCGCATCAACTTCCTGCGCTGGTGGGACCCCAGCTTCGAACTCGGCGCGAAGAAACCGTTCCTGGGTTGGAAAAACAATATGGGTGGGTTCAAGGGCGAGGATGGTTCCCTGGTCAAGGATGTCAAGGTCCGCAACCCGTACGCCATCGATATCGTTCTGAACAAGCCGTATCCGGCTCTGGGTTCGGTGCTGGCCGATTCCGGGCTGTTCGGCATCGCCTCGCCCACCGCCATCAAGAAGAATCCGGCCCAGTACGGTACGCCAGCGGGGATTGCCGTCGGGACTGGCCCTTTCATGCTGAAGAAGTGGACCAGCGGCGTCAATGTCGAGCTGACCCGCAACCCCAGCTACTTCCGCTCGGGGCTGCCGAAATCTGAGGCGCTGCTCTTCCGTTTCTTCAAGGATCCCAGCGGGCGCCTCAATGAGCTGCTGACCGGCGGGGTGGACATTGCCACCGAGCTCCTGCCGGATCAGCTCAAGGCGGTGCAGAGCAACACCAGGTTGAATGCGGTCCTGCGTCCGGCGCTGAACCTGGGGTATCTAGGCCTCAACACCGACTACAAGCCACTGGCCGACGTGCGGGTCCGCACCGCAATTGCCAGCGCCCTGAACAAGAAAGCCATTGTGGACAGCTTCTGGAACGGCCTGGGTACCACCGATGGCCACCTGTTGCCGCCGCCGCTGGCCAAGAACTACGCCAAGAGCGTGACCGATTATAAATTTGACCCGGCGGCGGCCAAGAAGATGCTGGCCGATGCGGGCTATCCCAACGGCTTCACGCTGGACCTGTGGTACATGCCAGTGTCACGTCCGTACTACCCCACCCCCAAACCGATTGCCGAGGCGATGGCGGCTGATCTGAGCGCCATCGGCATCAAGGTCAACCTCAAGACCGAGGACTGGGCCAAGTATCTGGAAGACCGCCAGAACGGCAAGTTCCAGGCCTTCATGCTGGGCTATGTGTACGCCACCGACCCCGATAACGGCTACACCAACCTCTTCGCGCCCGGCTCGACCACCGACATCAACTGGAACAGCCCGGAGGCCAACGCCGCGCTGGAAAGCGCGCGCAAGCTGCCCAACCCGGCCCAGCGCCTGCCCTTCTATCAGAAGGTGGACGAGATCTTATTCAATGCCGCTGTGCGGATTCCCATCGTCCATTCGCGCCTGCTGGTGGCCAGCGGCGCCGGGGTCAAGGGCTGGATTCCCAGCCCCACCGGCTCCGAGAAGCTCGACACCGTCGAGAAGTAG
- a CDS encoding 3' terminal RNA ribose 2'-O-methyltransferase Hen1, translating into MLLTLTTTHQPATDLGYLLHKHPDRTFTFELPVGQAQVFYPEVSQERCTVAVLVEVDPVLISRGRQGAGSLPLEPYVNDRPYAASSFLSGALRAAFGTAMAGRSKERPDLAQAALPFHVQLPAVPSRGGPDLAGRLFGPLGYRVTARPHPLDPAFPEWGDSPYLDLTLDAEIRLKDLLAHLSVLILVLDDAKHYYVDESEVDKLLRLGEGWLEDHPERDLITRRALKHQRSLQRAVQAQFADDGEEAVPSPEPRLNDQRLDAVTAALLASGAKSVLDLGCGEGKLLARLLPERQFERLTGMDVSLRELARARGRLRLDELPETYRQRLTLLQGSLTYRDARLSGYDAAALVEVIEHLDPQRLWTLERVVFGQARPGTVIVTTPNEEYNATWATLPAGSARHTDHRFEWTRAQFQAWAGGVAADYGYGVIFKEIGPQDAALGSPTQMAVFSQGAGQ; encoded by the coding sequence ATGCTGCTGACCCTGACCACCACCCACCAGCCCGCCACCGACCTCGGTTACCTGCTGCACAAGCACCCGGACCGTACGTTTACCTTCGAGTTGCCCGTCGGTCAGGCGCAGGTGTTCTACCCCGAGGTCAGCCAGGAGCGCTGCACCGTCGCGGTCCTGGTCGAAGTCGATCCGGTGCTGATCTCCAGAGGCCGTCAGGGCGCGGGCAGCCTCCCCCTGGAGCCGTACGTAAATGACCGTCCCTACGCGGCGTCGAGCTTCCTGAGCGGCGCGCTGCGGGCCGCCTTCGGCACGGCGATGGCCGGCCGCAGCAAGGAACGCCCGGATCTGGCCCAGGCGGCCCTGCCCTTCCATGTGCAGCTGCCCGCCGTCCCGTCGCGCGGGGGCCCTGACCTGGCCGGACGGCTGTTCGGGCCGCTGGGGTACCGCGTCACCGCCCGGCCCCACCCCCTCGATCCCGCCTTCCCGGAGTGGGGTGACAGCCCGTACCTGGACCTGACCCTGGACGCCGAGATTCGCTTAAAAGACCTGCTCGCGCACCTGTCGGTCCTGATCCTGGTACTGGACGACGCCAAGCACTACTACGTCGACGAGTCGGAAGTGGACAAGCTGCTGCGGCTCGGGGAGGGCTGGCTGGAAGACCATCCGGAACGTGACCTGATTACCCGCCGGGCCCTCAAGCACCAGCGCTCCCTGCAACGCGCCGTGCAAGCGCAGTTTGCCGATGACGGCGAGGAGGCAGTGCCGTCTCCCGAGCCCCGCCTGAACGATCAGCGCCTGGACGCCGTCACGGCGGCACTGCTGGCGAGCGGCGCGAAGAGCGTGCTGGATCTGGGCTGCGGGGAGGGCAAGCTGCTGGCCCGCCTGCTGCCCGAACGGCAGTTCGAGCGCCTGACCGGCATGGACGTCAGCCTGCGGGAACTGGCCCGCGCCAGGGGCCGGCTGCGCCTGGACGAACTGCCGGAAACGTACCGCCAGCGCCTGACGCTGCTGCAGGGCTCCCTGACGTACCGCGACGCCCGGCTGTCCGGATACGACGCGGCGGCGCTGGTGGAGGTCATCGAACACCTGGACCCGCAGCGGCTGTGGACGCTCGAGCGCGTGGTCTTCGGGCAGGCGCGCCCCGGGACGGTGATCGTGACCACCCCGAACGAGGAGTACAACGCCACGTGGGCCACGCTGCCTGCGGGCAGCGCGCGGCACACGGACCACCGCTTCGAATGGACCCGCGCGCAGTTCCAGGCGTGGGCCGGGGGTGTGGCGGCAGACTACGGGTATGGCGTGATTTTTAAGGAGATCGGTCCGCAGGACGCCGCGCTGGGATCGCCCACGCAGATGGCGGTCTTCAGTCAGGGGGCGGGCCAGTGA
- a CDS encoding YojF family protein encodes MNVIDRDAVQAELSRRVGQHLYLHLETGTGAYATLNDKKVPTVAAFIRNVQVCYERGTVTGAGPYRAGLKLPSGWVYAEGLTDWFLDEHDRLLLAGHDDAGALLVALQLSPTPFPT; translated from the coding sequence ATGAATGTCATTGACCGCGACGCTGTCCAAGCCGAGCTTTCCCGCCGAGTTGGCCAGCACCTGTACCTGCACCTCGAAACGGGCACCGGCGCGTACGCCACTCTGAATGACAAGAAAGTCCCGACCGTCGCCGCGTTCATTCGCAACGTCCAGGTCTGCTACGAGCGGGGCACCGTCACCGGCGCGGGACCGTACCGCGCGGGGCTCAAACTGCCTTCGGGCTGGGTGTATGCCGAAGGCCTGACCGACTGGTTTCTGGACGAGCATGATCGCCTGCTGCTTGCTGGCCATGATGACGCCGGCGCCCTGCTGGTCGCCTTGCAACTTAGCCCGACGCCCTTTCCCACGTAG
- the bshB2 gene encoding bacillithiol biosynthesis deacetylase BshB2: MSKQPILMVFPHPDDETFALGGLLALHAAEGTPVTYLCATRGEAGRNMGQPLRANRETLPDIREAELREACAVLGIDDLRLLGFRDRMLEFENPDDLARPVLEALRELRPWRVYTYYPEHGYHPDHDAMSWAVVQAMQQLPSEERPVLLGTVFSEAALAALGEPDLVVPTAAYGETVRAAFGAHRTQTAADIARVEARMAADEAFRAQVEENRRNMAVKLWIYPLETNGVRGEREQQQRQDLHPVP; the protein is encoded by the coding sequence ATGTCCAAGCAGCCGATTTTGATGGTGTTTCCGCACCCCGACGACGAGACCTTTGCCCTGGGGGGCCTGCTGGCCTTGCACGCCGCGGAAGGAACGCCGGTGACGTATCTGTGTGCCACCCGCGGGGAGGCCGGGCGCAACATGGGCCAGCCCCTGCGCGCCAACCGCGAGACCCTGCCGGACATCCGGGAAGCAGAACTGCGCGAGGCCTGCGCGGTGCTGGGCATTGACGACCTGCGGCTCCTGGGGTTCCGGGACCGCATGTTGGAGTTCGAGAACCCGGATGACCTCGCCCGACCGGTGCTGGAGGCCCTGCGGGAGCTGCGTCCTTGGCGGGTGTACACGTACTACCCGGAGCATGGGTATCACCCGGACCATGATGCAATGTCCTGGGCTGTCGTGCAGGCGATGCAGCAGCTTCCCTCTGAGGAGCGGCCGGTCCTGCTGGGGACAGTGTTCAGCGAGGCGGCGCTCGCGGCTTTGGGTGAGCCGGACCTGGTGGTCCCTACAGCAGCGTATGGCGAGACGGTAAGGGCTGCGTTTGGAGCACACCGGACCCAGACCGCCGCGGATATCGCGCGGGTAGAAGCACGGATGGCGGCCGATGAAGCCTTCCGGGCGCAGGTGGAGGAAAACCGGCGCAACATGGCCGTCAAACTGTGGATCTATCCGCTCGAAACGAACGGCGTGCGTGGGGAAAGGGAGCAGCAACAGCGTCAGGACCTTCATCCTGTCCCATAA
- a CDS encoding NAD(P)-binding domain-containing protein produces MTVYGVIGVGAISAAIVRGLCRTDQADPPPTVLLSPRNAQLAAELAEHFPTVRVAESNQQVVDGASVLLLCLRPQDAPPVLSALTFRPGLPVVSVMAGFTVRALADLVAPVTDLARSIPLPAVELGEGVTPVFPSSPAAITLFGQLGTVLEVPDEQTLEALSASTATVAAMLKYMETTSAWLARKGVSAPLASRYVAAVFAGVLTPLQTAAAVDFRALSQDHQTPGGINEQFLGVLEQAGLSRAVEGGLNQVLERLDPSQNHGSADGNLPVS; encoded by the coding sequence ATGACCGTCTATGGAGTCATCGGCGTCGGGGCCATCTCGGCAGCCATTGTGCGTGGACTCTGCCGGACAGACCAAGCTGATCCTCCTCCCACCGTGCTGCTGTCACCGCGCAACGCCCAGCTTGCCGCTGAGTTGGCTGAACATTTCCCCACTGTTCGGGTGGCCGAGAGTAACCAGCAGGTCGTCGATGGTGCGTCGGTGCTCCTCCTCTGTCTGCGCCCACAGGATGCCCCGCCCGTCCTCAGCGCCCTGACCTTCCGCCCAGGTCTGCCGGTGGTTAGTGTGATGGCAGGGTTCACGGTCCGTGCCCTGGCTGACCTTGTTGCGCCAGTGACTGACCTTGCCCGCAGCATCCCACTGCCTGCCGTGGAGCTTGGTGAGGGCGTCACGCCGGTGTTCCCATCTTCTCCCGCAGCGATCACCCTGTTCGGTCAGCTGGGAACAGTCCTTGAGGTCCCAGACGAGCAAACCCTTGAAGCCCTGTCAGCGTCTACAGCGACAGTGGCCGCCATGCTGAAGTACATGGAAACCACCTCGGCATGGCTGGCCAGAAAAGGGGTGTCCGCACCTCTGGCCTCACGTTACGTGGCGGCAGTTTTCGCCGGGGTCCTGACCCCACTCCAGACAGCGGCGGCGGTGGACTTTAGAGCGCTTTCCCAAGACCACCAGACGCCGGGCGGGATCAACGAACAGTTCCTTGGCGTGCTGGAGCAGGCTGGGCTGTCCAGGGCGGTAGAGGGTGGGCTGAATCAGGTTCTGGAACGGCTTGATCCCTCCCAGAACCACGGATCAGCAGATGGAAACCTCCCCGTCTCGTAG
- a CDS encoding low temperature requirement protein A, giving the protein MMPVVSPHLMRHHAEEGGHRVTFLELFFDLVFVFAITQLSHFLLEHFTVLGAIQTAVLLLAVWWAWVYTSWVTNFLDPAHFPVRLMLIALMVTGLLMSAALPGAFGERGVVFAAALVTFQVGRSLFAWWAMSADGTQRRNFTRITVWLAFGGVLWLIGAFSSADTRLAWWLGALAIDYVGPAAGYALPRLGPTRTREWAVSGEHMAERAGLFVIIALGEGILVTGKTFADGVWSGVSALALGLTFSLSAAMWWTYFVVNAEVVAKTIRDSDDPGRLARFAYTYLHVPIVAGIVLSAVGDELILAHPLDPAGMHEAVAVVGGAGVFLIGNALFKRTANGQLPVSHLLGLGVLALLGFAAAAGLTTSLGLGALVLMTFLGVAAAEGRPARMAGIWSRTSRRATPQDEA; this is encoded by the coding sequence ATGATGCCAGTCGTCTCGCCCCACCTGATGCGCCATCACGCCGAGGAGGGCGGACACCGCGTCACCTTCCTCGAACTGTTCTTTGACCTGGTCTTTGTCTTCGCGATCACCCAACTCTCGCATTTTCTGCTCGAGCATTTCACGGTTCTGGGGGCGATCCAGACTGCGGTCCTGCTCTTGGCGGTCTGGTGGGCGTGGGTGTACACCTCCTGGGTCACCAACTTCCTGGATCCTGCCCACTTTCCAGTACGGCTGATGTTGATCGCCTTGATGGTAACTGGGCTGCTGATGTCCGCCGCGCTGCCCGGAGCGTTTGGCGAGCGTGGTGTGGTGTTCGCGGCCGCGCTCGTCACATTTCAGGTGGGCCGCAGCCTCTTCGCCTGGTGGGCCATGTCCGCGGACGGGACACAACGGCGCAATTTCACGCGCATCACCGTGTGGCTCGCCTTCGGTGGTGTGCTCTGGCTGATCGGGGCGTTCTCGTCTGCAGACACCCGGCTGGCTTGGTGGCTCGGGGCGCTGGCCATTGACTACGTTGGTCCCGCTGCAGGTTACGCTTTGCCGCGCCTGGGTCCGACCCGCACGCGTGAATGGGCCGTGAGCGGCGAACACATGGCCGAGCGGGCAGGCCTGTTCGTGATCATCGCTCTTGGGGAAGGCATTCTCGTGACGGGAAAGACGTTCGCTGACGGTGTGTGGAGTGGGGTGTCCGCATTGGCCCTTGGCCTGACCTTCAGCCTGAGTGCGGCGATGTGGTGGACCTACTTTGTCGTGAACGCAGAAGTGGTGGCCAAGACCATCCGGGATTCAGACGACCCGGGCCGCCTCGCACGTTTCGCGTACACGTATTTGCATGTTCCCATCGTGGCAGGCATCGTGCTTTCCGCCGTGGGCGACGAGCTGATCCTCGCGCATCCGCTTGATCCGGCGGGGATGCATGAGGCGGTGGCCGTGGTGGGCGGCGCAGGCGTGTTCTTGATCGGCAATGCGTTGTTCAAACGAACTGCAAACGGGCAGCTGCCCGTCTCACATCTCCTGGGTCTGGGGGTCTTGGCGCTTTTGGGCTTTGCCGCAGCGGCCGGCCTGACGACGTCGCTCGGCTTGGGCGCCCTGGTGCTTATGACCTTTCTCGGTGTCGCTGCGGCGGAAGGCCGCCCGGCGCGAATGGCGGGCATATGGTCACGGACTTCCCGGCGAGCCACTCCTCAGGACGAAGCGTGA
- a CDS encoding Gfo/Idh/MocA family protein, which produces MTFRWGILGAARIARAFIPAIRTAGGEVTMLGAREPQSARVQTFANDWEIPTTGDYQDVIDADLDAVYIALPNALHLPWSAAALQGGKHVLTEKPLTLNAQEARELADVAEASGRILLEGFAYRFTPQHRALQDAVRGGDLGEVRAYRGAFGFTVRNAGDIRLQPGLGGGALYDIGCYPVNEARMLLGEPRAVTAQARWTPDGVDVSMSAVLDYSHVGSGALASIDCGFDWLSGGRIGRSQVLGTGGVMELDRAFFSDEPGFILTRDGERQTIDPGNGYALMAAHFQRVARGEETALYPPEDAVQQARVLDALLQSAREGRRVDL; this is translated from the coding sequence ATGACCTTTCGCTGGGGCATTCTTGGCGCGGCCCGCATCGCTCGGGCCTTCATTCCAGCCATTCGGACCGCTGGAGGTGAGGTCACGATGCTCGGCGCACGGGAGCCACAGTCGGCCCGCGTGCAGACCTTTGCCAATGACTGGGAGATCCCCACCACTGGCGATTACCAGGACGTCATCGACGCCGATCTGGACGCGGTTTATATCGCGCTGCCCAACGCCTTGCACCTGCCCTGGAGTGCTGCGGCGCTCCAGGGGGGCAAGCATGTGCTGACCGAGAAACCGCTGACCCTGAATGCCCAGGAGGCGCGCGAGCTGGCCGATGTGGCTGAGGCCAGCGGGCGGATCTTGCTGGAAGGCTTCGCCTACCGCTTCACGCCGCAGCACCGCGCCCTGCAGGACGCGGTGCGTGGCGGTGACCTCGGCGAGGTCCGGGCGTACCGGGGGGCCTTCGGTTTCACCGTGCGGAACGCCGGGGATATTCGCCTGCAACCCGGGCTGGGGGGCGGCGCGCTCTACGACATCGGCTGTTATCCAGTCAACGAGGCCCGGATGCTGCTGGGTGAACCCCGGGCCGTGACCGCCCAGGCGCGCTGGACGCCAGACGGTGTGGACGTCTCCATGTCCGCCGTACTGGATTACAGCCATGTCGGCAGTGGGGCGCTGGCCAGTATCGATTGCGGCTTTGACTGGCTGTCCGGAGGACGGATTGGCCGCTCGCAGGTGCTGGGGACGGGCGGGGTGATGGAACTGGACCGGGCGTTCTTTAGTGATGAGCCTGGGTTCATCCTGACCCGAGACGGTGAGCGGCAGACCATCGACCCCGGCAACGGCTACGCGCTGATGGCCGCCCACTTTCAGCGGGTTGCGCGGGGTGAGGAAACGGCATTGTATCCGCCTGAAGACGCGGTGCAGCAGGCCAGGGTGCTGGACGCTCTTTTGCAGTCAGCGCGGGAGGGCCGACGGGTAGACTTGTAA